DNA from Krasilnikovia cinnamomea:
GAGGGCAACGAGGAAGGCCCCACGATCCACTTCCGGGGCCTGGACAACCGGACGTACTACATCCTCACGCCCGAGGGGTACTACTTCAACTTCAGCGGCACGGGGAACACGTTCAACTGCAACCACCCGATCGTCCGCAACTACGTGCTGTCCTGCCTGCGGTACTGGGCCAGCGAGTTCCACATCGACGGGTTCCGTTTCGACCTCGCGGCCATCCTGGACCGCGGCGAGGACGGCGCCCCGCTGGCCAACCCGCCGCTGCTGGAGGCGCTGTCGTACGACCCGCTGCTGCGCGACTGCGTGCTGATCGCGGAGGCGTGGGACGCGGGCGGCCTCTACCAGGTCGGCGCGTTCCCGAACTACGGCCGCTGGTCGGAGTGGAACGGCAAGTACCGCGACACGGTCCGCGACTTCCTGCGCGGCGAGCCGGGCAAGATCGGCGACCTGGCGACCCGGATCGTCGGCTCGCCCGACCTGTACGCGACGCGCGGCACCATGGCGTCGATCAACTTCATCACGTGCCACGACGGGTTCACGTTGAACGACATGGTGTCGTACAACGGCAAGCACAACGAGGCCAACGGCGAGGACAACCGGGACGGCAACGACGACAACGGAAGTTGGAACTGCGGCATCGAGGGGCCGACAGACGACGCCGAGGTGCTCGCGCTGCGGTTGCGGCAGATGAAGAACGCGTTCCTGTTGCTGCTCACCAGCCACGGCGTGCCGATGATCTACTCCGGTGACGAGGTGGCCCGCAGCCAGGGTGGCAACAACAACGCGTACTGCCACGACAGCCCGCTGAGCTGGTTCGACTGGACGCTGGTCGAGAAGAACAGCGAGCTGCTCGACTTCGTCCGCAACTGCATCGCGTTCCGGGCGGCGCACCCGCTGCTGCGATCGCCGCTGCACCCGACCGGGCAGGACGTGACCGGCACCGGGTACCCGGACGTCAGCTGGCACGGGGTGCGGGCGTGGAACGCGGACTGGTCGCAGGACAGCCGGCTGCTCGGCGTGCTGCGTACCGGTCCGGGTGCGGACGGCGCCTCGGACTTCGTCTACCAGGTGGCGAACGCGCACTGGGAGGGTCACGACGTGGAGCTGCCGGCACTGCCGGAGGGTCTGCGGTGGCACCTGTTCGCCGACACCTGGGCGGATTCGCTGACCGGTGGCGGGGCCATCCTGCCCGGGTTCGAGCAGCCGGTGGACAACCAGCGCTCGGTCTGGGTGGGGCCGCGGTCCTCCGTCGTGCTGGTGGCGCGTCCACAGTAGAATAGATCGGCCTGCATCGATCTTTGTGGGATCGTGCTCACGGGGGAGGGGAAAGGTTGTGGGCTTTACCGCAAGGGTGAGACACACCGGAACGATCGCGTTGATAACCATGGGCGGGATGCTCGACACGCTCAGCGGGCCCGACTTCCGCCGCGAGGTCGACCTCGCGGCGCAGCACCGGGTCGACGCCGTGGTGCTGGACATGACGGACGTGAACTACCTGTCCTCGGGCGGGCTGCGGCTGATCGCGTACCTGCGGCAGAAGTGGCCGTCCGGGGTCAAGATCTCGCTGGTCGGTGCGAACGAGGCCATCCAGCGCACGATCCGCCTGGTCGGCTTCCACTACAGCCTCGAGTTCGGCGACAAGCTGCCGGGCTGACGGCGACACGTACGAAGAAGAGCGGGGCACCGGAGAGATCCGGTGCCCCGCTCTTTCCGCGTGGGGGCGGTCTGTGCTGTAGCCGGTCAGGTGAAGAGCAGGTTGCCCTCGGGCAGCGCGAGCCGCTCGGCCATGCCATCCGGGCGGGGGTCGCGCCGGGCCCGGGCGTACTGCTCGACGGTGCGGTTCGCGATGGCCGCCCAGGAGTACCGGTCGGCGACCATCCGCTGCGCGGTGCGGACCATCCACGCCGCCGCCGACCGGTCGGCCAGCAGCCGGGACACCGCCCGGCCCAGCCCCTCCGGCTCACCCGGGCGGAACGTCATGCCGGTCCGGCCCGGCTCGACGATCTCCTTCAGACCGCCCGTGGCCGCCGCCGCGACCGGGGCGCCCGCGGCGGACGCCTCGATCGCGACCATGCCGAACGGCTCGTACCGCGAAGGCACCACCATCGCGTCGGTGGCCGCCATCGTGGCGGCCAGGTCACCATCGAGGAAACCGGCGAAGGAGACCGCGTCGCGCAGGTGCAGCGCGTCGGTCTGCTGCCTCAGCTCACCCGCGTACGGGCCGTCGCCCGCGATCACCAGCCGCAGCCCCGGGTGCTGCGCGCGCAGTGTCGGCAGCGCGGCGATCAGGTCCTGGACGCCCTTCTCATACACCAGGCGGCCCGCGAAGCCGAGCAGCGGGCCGTGGCCCGCGAAGCGCACGCGGGCGCGGCCGATCCGGTCCGCCTCGGCCGCCCACTGGTCCGGCTCGGCGCCGTTCGGGATCACGTGGATGCGCTCGGCCGGGGCGTGCAGCGCCTGGTGGACCTCCCAGCGCATGTAGTGGGAGCAGACCACCACCCGATCGGACTGGTTCGCCAGCCAGCACTCCACGGAGTGGATGGAGCGGCTCAGGTCGCCCGGCAGCCAGCCCTGGTGCCGGCCCGCCTCGGTGGCGTGCACCGTGGTGACCAGCGGGATGCCGACCTGTTCGCGTACCGTCACCGCGCTGTGCGCGACCAGCCAGTCGTGGGCGTGCACCACGTCGAACGCCGCCGAGCGGGCGACCTTCAGCGCGGCCCGGGTGAGCGCGTGGTTGACCGCCAGCGCGGCGGCGAACGGTGCGTGCTCACCGCCCGGCGTCAGCAGCGCGTCCTCGGGGAC
Protein-coding regions in this window:
- a CDS encoding glycosyltransferase family 4 protein; the encoded protein is MRVLLLSWEYPPLMVGGLGRHVYALSRALAAADHEVTVVTRAPGGTPSTTAERDGGLTIVRVPEDALLTPGGEHAPFAAALAVNHALTRAALKVARSAAFDVVHAHDWLVAHSAVTVREQVGIPLVTTVHATEAGRHQGWLPGDLSRSIHSVECWLANQSDRVVVCSHYMRWEVHQALHAPAERIHVIPNGAEPDQWAAEADRIGRARVRFAGHGPLLGFAGRLVYEKGVQDLIAALPTLRAQHPGLRLVIAGDGPYAGELRQQTDALHLRDAVSFAGFLDGDLAATMAATDAMVVPSRYEPFGMVAIEASAAGAPVAAAATGGLKEIVEPGRTGMTFRPGEPEGLGRAVSRLLADRSAAAWMVRTAQRMVADRYSWAAIANRTVEQYARARRDPRPDGMAERLALPEGNLLFT
- a CDS encoding STAS domain-containing protein, with the translated sequence MRHTGTIALITMGGMLDTLSGPDFRREVDLAAQHRVDAVVLDMTDVNYLSSGGLRLIAYLRQKWPSGVKISLVGANEAIQRTIRLVGFHYSLEFGDKLPG
- the glgX gene encoding glycogen debranching protein GlgX, whose protein sequence is MTAPVHVVRDRIDSYPTHQIAGYGVRLGRHMPFGATLVPGGVNFSVYSSAAEAVSLVLFHSGEHTPMAEIPIPHEFRIGGVWAITVFGLDYENLDYGYRVRGPQNAHIADRFDPEKILADPYARAMSGREVWGRQPDWNDPYQYRSKLAFDDFDWDDDRPLRIPNEDLVIYEMHVRGFTRDPSSGVSAPGTYAGLVEKIPYLKSIGVNCVELMPVFEFDEFENSRIDPATGEMLVNYWGYSTVGFFAPKAGYAATGPFGMQVDEFKNLVKELHAAGIQVLLDVVFNHTAEGNEEGPTIHFRGLDNRTYYILTPEGYYFNFSGTGNTFNCNHPIVRNYVLSCLRYWASEFHIDGFRFDLAAILDRGEDGAPLANPPLLEALSYDPLLRDCVLIAEAWDAGGLYQVGAFPNYGRWSEWNGKYRDTVRDFLRGEPGKIGDLATRIVGSPDLYATRGTMASINFITCHDGFTLNDMVSYNGKHNEANGEDNRDGNDDNGSWNCGIEGPTDDAEVLALRLRQMKNAFLLLLTSHGVPMIYSGDEVARSQGGNNNAYCHDSPLSWFDWTLVEKNSELLDFVRNCIAFRAAHPLLRSPLHPTGQDVTGTGYPDVSWHGVRAWNADWSQDSRLLGVLRTGPGADGASDFVYQVANAHWEGHDVELPALPEGLRWHLFADTWADSLTGGGAILPGFEQPVDNQRSVWVGPRSSVVLVARPQ